One genomic window of Legionella jordanis includes the following:
- the rplV gene encoding 50S ribosomal protein L22 yields MQVTAKLKNAPLSAQKGRLIADMIRKKDVSDAIDILKFTPKKGAQLMLKLLESAIASAENNNAADIDELKVGMVCVDEAATLKRISPRAKGRANRICKRNCHITIKVSDEE; encoded by the coding sequence ATGCAAGTAACAGCAAAACTAAAAAATGCACCACTTTCTGCGCAGAAAGGCAGGTTGATCGCTGACATGATTCGCAAAAAAGACGTTTCAGATGCTATTGATATCCTGAAGTTCACACCCAAGAAAGGTGCTCAGCTCATGCTTAAATTATTAGAATCTGCTATTGCCAGTGCAGAGAATAATAATGCTGCAGATATCGACGAGTTGAAAGTTGGTATGGTTTGCGTTGATGAGGCTGCTACTTTAAAGCGTATTAGCCCTCGTGCAAAAGGCCGAGCTAATCGCATTTGTAAGCGCAACTGCCACATCACAATCAAAGTATCTGACGAGGAATAG
- the rpsS gene encoding 30S ribosomal protein S19 has protein sequence MARSIRKGPFVDHHLLKKVEAAIESKSKKPIKTWSRRSTIVPEMIDLTIAVHNGKDHVPVYITDNMVGHKLGEFAMTRTFKGHSGDRKAKGK, from the coding sequence GTGGCACGTTCTATAAGAAAAGGTCCTTTTGTCGATCACCACTTACTAAAAAAAGTTGAAGCGGCGATTGAATCCAAGTCCAAAAAACCAATCAAAACTTGGTCTAGACGCTCTACGATTGTACCAGAGATGATTGATCTCACAATCGCAGTTCACAATGGCAAAGATCATGTACCAGTTTATATTACTGATAATATGGTTGGCCATAAATTAGGTGAGTTTGCCATGACTCGTACATTCAAAGGCCATTCTGGTGACAGAAAAGCCAAAGGTAAGTAA
- the rpsC gene encoding 30S ribosomal protein S3 has protein sequence MGQKVNPIGIRLGIVQDWNSKWYASKNYAQLLNQDIDLRKYLKKKLMAAAVSKIRIERPASNAVVTIQTARPGVIIGKKGGGIEALRNEIASKLGVPVHLNIEEVRKPELDSTLVAEGIAQQLEQRVMFRRAMKRAVTSAMKAGAKGIKICVSGRLGGAEIARSEWYREGRVPLHTFRADVDYGTAEAKTTYGIIGVKVWIFKGEVLPQKNRKADNAK, from the coding sequence ATGGGACAGAAAGTAAACCCAATAGGTATAAGATTAGGTATCGTTCAAGATTGGAATTCCAAATGGTACGCCAGTAAGAATTACGCCCAACTTTTAAATCAAGATATCGATCTTCGTAAATACCTGAAGAAAAAGTTAATGGCAGCTGCTGTCAGCAAAATTCGCATTGAGCGTCCTGCCAGTAATGCGGTAGTTACCATTCAAACTGCACGCCCAGGTGTAATTATCGGTAAAAAAGGTGGCGGTATTGAAGCATTGAGAAATGAAATTGCTTCAAAGCTAGGTGTTCCTGTTCATCTGAACATTGAAGAAGTGCGTAAGCCAGAGTTGGATTCAACTTTAGTCGCTGAAGGCATTGCTCAACAGCTTGAGCAACGCGTTATGTTCAGACGGGCTATGAAGCGTGCGGTTACTTCTGCAATGAAGGCTGGTGCAAAAGGCATTAAAATCTGTGTTAGTGGCCGATTGGGCGGTGCCGAGATTGCTCGTAGTGAATGGTATCGCGAAGGACGAGTTCCTCTACATACTTTCCGTGCCGATGTTGACTATGGTACTGCTGAAGCAAAAACCACCTATGGAATTATTGGCGTTAAAGTGTGGATCTTCAAAGGCGAAGTTCTTCCTCAGAAGAATCGCAAAGCTGATAACGCTAAGTAA
- the rplB gene encoding 50S ribosomal protein L2, whose translation MALLKSKPTSPGKRGEIRVVHHNIHKGQPYAGLVEKLNKTGGRNNQGRITVRHIGGGVRSKYRLIDFKRDKDGIEARVERLEYDPNRSALIALVVYKDGERRYIIAPSGLEAGDRIVSGEDSPISTGNCLPLRNIPVGTTIHCVELKPGRGAQMLRSAGCSGQIVAKEGSYATLKLRSGEMRKVLSSCRAVIGEVSNSEHSLRALGKAGAKRWRGIRPTVRGVAMNPVDHPHGGGEGRTSGGRHPVTPWGIPTKGYKTRSNKRTDRFIVRRRKKK comes from the coding sequence ATGGCATTATTAAAATCTAAACCTACATCACCAGGAAAACGTGGTGAAATTCGAGTTGTCCATCACAATATTCATAAAGGACAGCCTTATGCTGGCCTGGTTGAAAAATTAAATAAAACGGGTGGACGTAATAACCAAGGCCGCATCACCGTACGCCACATTGGTGGAGGTGTTCGCTCTAAATACCGTTTAATCGATTTTAAACGAGATAAGGATGGTATTGAGGCGCGAGTTGAAAGACTTGAATATGATCCAAACCGTTCAGCTTTAATTGCATTAGTAGTTTACAAAGATGGTGAACGACGCTACATTATCGCACCTTCCGGACTAGAAGCAGGTGACCGCATTGTTAGTGGTGAAGATTCTCCCATTAGCACTGGAAATTGCTTGCCGTTAAGAAATATTCCAGTAGGTACTACAATTCACTGTGTTGAGCTCAAGCCGGGTCGTGGTGCTCAAATGCTTAGAAGCGCAGGTTGCAGTGGTCAAATTGTTGCTAAAGAAGGTTCTTATGCAACTTTAAAATTGCGCTCAGGTGAAATGCGTAAGGTCTTAAGTTCTTGCAGAGCGGTAATTGGCGAAGTAAGCAATAGCGAACATAGCTTGCGTGCTCTTGGTAAAGCAGGTGCTAAGCGCTGGCGAGGAATTCGACCCACAGTTCGTGGTGTTGCTATGAACCCAGTAGATCACCCACACGGTGGAGGTGAAGGTAGAACTTCTGGTGGTCGCCATCCGGTAACGCCATGGGGTATTCCCACAAAAGGGTATAAGACGCGAAGTAACAAGCGTACTGATCGTTTTATCGTCAGACGACGTAAGAAGAAATAA
- the rplP gene encoding 50S ribosomal protein L16 codes for MLQPKRTKFRKQMKGRNRGLAQRGSKISFGEFGLKALERGRLTARQIEAARRAMTRHIKRGGKIWIRVFPDKPITQKPLEVRQGKGKGSVEYWVAQIQPGKVLFEMEGVSKELAMEAFNLAKAKLPFKVIFAEREVM; via the coding sequence ATGTTACAGCCAAAACGTACGAAATTTCGTAAGCAGATGAAGGGCCGAAACCGTGGTTTGGCTCAAAGAGGTTCAAAAATTAGCTTTGGTGAATTTGGTTTAAAGGCACTGGAAAGAGGTCGTTTGACTGCACGACAAATTGAAGCTGCCCGTAGAGCAATGACTCGTCACATCAAACGTGGTGGTAAAATTTGGATACGTGTATTCCCTGATAAACCAATCACTCAAAAGCCTCTTGAAGTTCGCCAAGGTAAGGGTAAAGGTAGTGTTGAATATTGGGTAGCCCAAATTCAACCAGGAAAGGTCTTGTTTGAAATGGAAGGTGTCAGTAAAGAGTTGGCTATGGAAGCATTTAATTTAGCCAAAGCGAAATTACCTTTCAAAGTAATTTTTGCAGAGCGTGAGGTGATGTAA
- the rpmC gene encoding 50S ribosomal protein L29, with protein MKNIKELRELTPDELQAELLTLRKEQFNLRMKKANGSLDKTHLITQVRKGIARLKTILTEKVGKRHV; from the coding sequence ATGAAAAACATTAAAGAGTTAAGAGAATTAACCCCTGATGAATTGCAAGCCGAACTGCTCACACTGCGAAAAGAGCAATTTAATTTACGGATGAAAAAAGCTAATGGCTCTTTAGATAAGACTCATCTTATCACCCAGGTCAGAAAAGGTATTGCAAGACTGAAAACAATTTTGACTGAGAAGGTAGGAAAGCGTCATGTCTAA
- the rpsQ gene encoding 30S ribosomal protein S17, whose protein sequence is MSNIETNARTLVGKVVSDKMQKTIVVMIERTVKHPKYGKIMKRRTKLHAHDENQVGKIGNIVRIRESRPLSKMKSWVLVEVIS, encoded by the coding sequence ATGTCTAATATTGAAACAAATGCCAGAACATTAGTCGGTAAAGTCGTCAGTGACAAAATGCAAAAAACCATTGTTGTCATGATCGAGCGTACTGTAAAGCATCCAAAGTATGGCAAAATTATGAAGCGCAGAACCAAATTGCATGCTCATGATGAAAACCAAGTTGGAAAAATTGGAAATATTGTAAGAATTCGCGAATCTCGACCACTCTCCAAAATGAAAAGTTGGGTATTAGTTGAAGTAATTTCCTAA